Proteins from a genomic interval of Phycisphaeraceae bacterium:
- a CDS encoding TatD family hydrolase, whose translation MIDTHCHLTFPDFEGRVEEELEEASRLGVTGMITISTTVEDAARALAVARMHERVWCAAGVHPLYADQAGPSVGHDWDAMYAVASDARCVAWGELGLDNHYKEPEARVQRAVLEEQLEFIQKCSRGEWRSRQGGVAIRKPVVVHCREAFDDLIPVLRGTSLPPERFVFHCFTGTPADVRKVLDFGASVSFTGVATYRNAAEVKEAARLVPADRVMVETDAPFLAPDPMRGRRPCRPAWTRYVAESLAATRGEGFDAFHEQVNRNTRAFFGVDAR comes from the coding sequence GTGATCGATACGCATTGCCATCTGACGTTTCCGGATTTTGAGGGGAGGGTGGAAGAAGAGTTGGAGGAGGCCTCGCGCCTTGGCGTGACGGGGATGATCACCATCTCGACGACGGTGGAGGATGCGGCGCGGGCGCTGGCGGTGGCGAGGATGCACGAGCGGGTGTGGTGCGCGGCGGGGGTGCACCCGCTGTACGCGGACCAGGCGGGGCCATCGGTGGGGCACGACTGGGACGCGATGTACGCGGTGGCGAGCGATGCGCGGTGCGTGGCGTGGGGGGAACTCGGGCTGGACAACCACTACAAGGAGCCCGAAGCGCGTGTGCAGCGGGCGGTGCTGGAGGAGCAACTGGAGTTCATCCAGAAGTGTTCGCGCGGTGAGTGGCGGAGCAGGCAGGGGGGCGTGGCGATCCGGAAGCCGGTCGTGGTGCACTGCCGCGAGGCGTTCGACGACCTGATCCCGGTGCTGCGGGGAACGTCGCTGCCGCCGGAGCGGTTTGTCTTCCACTGTTTCACGGGGACGCCGGCGGATGTGCGGAAGGTGCTGGACTTCGGGGCGAGCGTGTCGTTCACGGGGGTGGCGACGTATCGCAACGCGGCGGAGGTGAAGGAGGCGGCTCGGCTGGTCCCGGCGGACCGGGTGATGGTGGAAACCGATGCGCCATTCCTGGCGCCCGATCCGATGAGGGGGAGGCGGCCGTGCCGGCCGGCGTGGACGCGGTACGTGGCGGAGTCGCTGGCGGCGACGAGGGGGGAGGGATTCGACGCGTTCCACGAGCAGGTGAACCGGAACACACGGGCGTTCTTCGGGGTGGATGCGAGGTAG